A stretch of the Gemmatimonadaceae bacterium genome encodes the following:
- a CDS encoding Ig-like domain-containing protein: MKTGAPDPTTAVTLVRIPCPLPPLDSAALAMHPPPGTQRSRLTTQADWDSLPVGDTTRVFLRDSVAWINQLSQTQIRWYASDTTIATIDSSGLVRAKKIGRTTIIARAPHRIAEHSIDVVSLHLTQINTGVDGTCGVTTRGDAVCWGGWPLSNARDGRLPTPLEGAPRLTTISVGFSFFCGLDGTGMVYCGGENTAGQLGLGYVNSYLRGGTVKAAGLPSFTLVSAGVGYACGIAGDSTAYCWGSNADGQLGTLSVLAERCHEMLKIVPCSSTPIRVSPTLHFRDLAAGFAHTCGVLTDATIVCWGDNRDGQLGNGSHRSSPTPVRVASDAHFSSVTVGGKHTCAVTSDGHGYCWGSNQFGELGSGDTDADHDVPTPIAGDARYRTLSATGDADTCGLTQAGAIQCWGSSQGGGVSPLRATEHCTNGAGDVWPCARRPVSLGGGENLVVLARSLGGAMCGLDAQGRPFCWGGSWTAGNPYACGEPTPPVLVGGGPSALWLRQSTTAQP, from the coding sequence AGGCAGACTGGGACTCGCTGCCCGTCGGCGACACGACGCGCGTATTCCTACGAGATTCCGTAGCGTGGATAAACCAACTGAGCCAGACTCAAATTCGGTGGTACGCTTCCGACACGACGATAGCGACGATCGATTCGAGCGGCTTGGTCCGCGCCAAGAAAATCGGAAGAACGACGATCATCGCGCGTGCGCCCCATCGCATTGCCGAGCACAGCATCGACGTCGTGTCGCTGCACCTCACGCAGATCAACACTGGTGTCGACGGGACGTGCGGTGTCACGACACGGGGCGATGCCGTTTGTTGGGGCGGCTGGCCACTTTCGAACGCACGGGACGGCAGGCTCCCGACCCCGCTCGAGGGTGCGCCACGCCTAACGACAATCAGTGTCGGATTCTCGTTCTTCTGCGGACTTGATGGCACGGGCATGGTGTATTGCGGAGGTGAGAATACCGCTGGCCAGCTCGGCCTGGGCTATGTCAACTCGTACCTGCGCGGTGGCACCGTCAAAGCAGCCGGCCTGCCATCGTTCACGCTCGTCTCCGCCGGCGTCGGCTACGCCTGCGGTATCGCCGGCGACTCCACGGCGTATTGCTGGGGATCGAATGCCGACGGCCAGTTAGGAACCTTGTCCGTTCTCGCGGAGCGGTGCCATGAGATGTTGAAAATCGTCCCGTGCAGCTCGACTCCGATCCGCGTTTCACCGACGTTGCACTTTCGCGATCTCGCGGCCGGCTTTGCGCACACGTGCGGGGTCCTAACGGATGCGACCATCGTGTGTTGGGGCGACAACCGCGATGGTCAGTTAGGCAACGGCTCGCATCGGTCCAGCCCAACACCAGTTCGCGTTGCCAGCGACGCGCATTTCTCCAGCGTCACCGTCGGCGGCAAACACACCTGTGCCGTGACGAGCGACGGACACGGCTACTGCTGGGGCAGCAACCAGTTCGGCGAGTTGGGCTCCGGCGATACCGATGCCGATCACGATGTACCGACGCCGATCGCGGGGGACGCGCGCTACCGCACGCTCTCTGCGACCGGTGATGCCGACACCTGCGGCCTAACGCAGGCCGGCGCAATTCAGTGCTGGGGGTCGTCGCAAGGCGGCGGGGTGAGCCCCCTGAGGGCGACAGAGCATTGCACCAATGGTGCGGGCGATGTGTGGCCATGCGCACGACGGCCTGTTTCACTGGGCGGCGGAGAGAACCTCGTCGTCCTCGCACGATCGCTCGGGGGTGCCATGTGTGGCCTCGATGCGCAAGGTCGCCCGTTCTGCTGGGGAGGATCATGGACCGCGGGTAATCCCTACGCCTGCGGCGAACCGACGCCGCCCGTGCTCGTCGGCGGCGGACCGAGCGCCCTGTGGCTACGGCAATCGACAACTGCGCAGCCCTGA